From the genome of Leguminivora glycinivorella isolate SPB_JAAS2020 chromosome Z, LegGlyc_1.1, whole genome shotgun sequence, one region includes:
- the LOC125241664 gene encoding probable cytochrome P450 303a1, which yields MWLTVLIIVLAICLFLYLDTVKPKNFPPGPKWIPIFGSALEIYRMRQKTGYLYKVFKQISEMYCKDSPLLGLKIGVDRIIMVNGLDAHKEMMFNEDCDGRPNTIFYTTRTWGLRRGVLLSDGELWKEQRRFLLKHLKEYGFGRKGMADIASFEAAHMVKDVRALIKSNKEGGVIYMHNFFNVYILNTLWSMLAGLRYEPTDPQMIVLQKLLSDLFSTIDMVGTVFSHFPILSVFAPSMSGYKSFVKTHERIWKFLREELERHKQDFDPEKQDKDFMDVYIRVLRSKEVPNTYSEGQLVAICMDMFMAGTETTSKSMSFGFSYMVRDVEVQKKAQEEIDRVVGTSRPPHLDDRLNMPYCEAIVYESVRHFMGRTFSVPHRTLRDTVLAGYNIPGDTMVVGNFTNILMDESLFPDPHSFNPDRFISNGKIAVPEQYFPFGLSKHRCMGEVLAKCEIFVLTATLLQNYTFYPIDGDMPSLEHIDGATPAAAPFNARAVPRSHVIEKWSIEA from the exons ATGTGGTTAACCGTGCTAATCATCGTATTAGCAATATGCTTGTTCCTATACCTGGATACGGTGAAACCGAAAAATTTCCCTCCCGGGCCAAAATGGATCCCGATCTTCGGCAGCGCCCTAGAAATATACCGAATGCGACAAAAAACAGGGTATCTTTACAAAGTCTTCAAGCAGATATCAGAAATGTACTGCAAAGATAGTCCTTTACTAGGGCTTAAAATAGGTGTAGATAGAATCATAATGGTAAACGGGTTAGACGCCCACAAGGAAATGATGTTCAACGAGGACTGTGACGGAAGACCAAACACTATCTTTTACACAACAAGAACCTGGGGCTTGAGGAGAGGCGTTCTTCTCTCTGATGGAGAACTCTGGAAGGAGCAGAGAAGATTCCTTCTAAAACATTTAAAGGAATATGGTTTCGGACGTAAAGGAATGGCTGATATTGCCAGTTTCGAAGCAGCACATATGGTTAAAGATGTTCGAGCTCTTATCAAAAGCAATAAAGAAGGAGGAGTTATTTACATGCACAATTTCTTTAACGTGTACATTCTGAATACTCTCTGGTCTATGCTTGCTGGATTGAGATACGAACCGACAGATCCACAGATGATAGTCCTGCAGAAGCTCCTATCTGATCTTTTTAGTACAATAGATATGGTCGGGACAGTTTTCAGCCACTTCCCTATTCTTAGCGTCTTTGCTCCCTCTATGTCTGGTTACAAAAGCTTTGTGAAAACTCACGAGAGGATATGGAAGTTTTTGAGAGAGGAACTGGAGAGGCATAAGCAGGATTTCGATCCTGAGAAGCAGGATAAGGATTTTATGGATGTTTATATCAGAGTTCTGAGGTCTAAGGAGGTTCCAAACACGTATTCAGAAG GTCAACTGGTGGCCATATGTATGGACATGTTCATGGCTGGCACGGAGACGACCAGTAAGAGCATGAGCTTCGGATTCAGCTACATGGTTCGAGACGTGGAAGTTCAGAAGAAGGCTCAGGAGGAGATTGACCGTGTTGTTGGCACCAGCAGACCGCCGCATCTGGACGACAGGCTTAA TATGCCGTACTGCGAAGCGATAGTCTACGAGAGTGTACGCCATTTCATGGGCCGCACGTTCAGTGTGCCTCACCGCACGCTTCGGGATACTGTGCTCGCCGGCTACAATATACCAGGG GACACAATGGTAGTCGGCAACTTCACAAACATCCTAATGGACGAATCCCTCTTCCCGGACCCCCACTCTTTCAACCCAGACCGTTTCATCTCCAACGGGAAAATCGCCGTTCCCGAACAATACTTCCCCTTCGGTCTATCTAAGCACCGTTGTATGGGAGAAGTGCTCGCCAAGTGCGAGATCTTCGTGCTGACAGCGACTTTGCTGCAGAATTATACGTTCTATCCGATAGATGGCGATATGCCGTCGTTGGAGCATATAGATGGCGCCACGCCGGCCGCGGCACCGTTCAATGCAAGAGCGGTGCCTAGGTCGCATGTGATTGAGAAATGGAGTATTGAGGCCTAA